A single region of the Lycium barbarum isolate Lr01 chromosome 2, ASM1917538v2, whole genome shotgun sequence genome encodes:
- the LOC132627642 gene encoding F-box protein At5g39450-like isoform X3 produces MDESGTMLTDFCGSRLLLTLPDDVLALVSKSLSPRDLCNLGLCCRNLHDSAACDKVWLSQCDTLRVVPYKDLIEWRKGVCSYKALCRFLVGIKPLLGIWVHQNPELGNVVYVMPGFISAVACRIIPQELGPLGIEDGPILWSPVFEVVSDFEGSAKFFLHGGESGNDYVYPGLLKKVDRTCNVLLLEVEPQQHTSGAHSIVPFGRLAFVDRRKLLDTVTNQVRQMLPDAKDDILFPRTRGEEADLREDMELLYERRLLLLKLYDDDGGFTVWKGAGSEFPLSEFTQNLDLISADNESRSRKTLAEYVRYSLKYILKKSNSKRDLLRKNSSGHGSKHAQLNEFLQPGDSIGLTLHASTMKLSSYRAWPNMHDSKFALYKLPMRAPEVDEEYAGVWGGTFGWPPGKLSDDKPGKALFLLLLSYEESQGQKLLIATKILEGILVRNLVRSL; encoded by the exons ATGGACGAAAGTGGTACTATGTTGACCGACTTTTGTGGATCTAGATTGCTTTTAACACTTCCTGATGATGTGTTGGCTTTAGTAAGTAAATCACTTTCACCAAGGGATCTATGTAATCTTGGTTTATGCTGTAGAAATTTGCATGATTCAGCTGCATGTGACAAGGTTTGGCTTTCACAATGTGATACGCTCAGGGTTGTTCCTTATAAGGACCTTATCGAATGGCGAAAAGGAGTTTGTTCCTACAAGGCGCTTTGTCGCTTCCTTGTGGGGATAAAGCCTTTGCTTGGTATTTGGGTTCACCAAAATCCTGAACTCGGCAACGTTGTTTATGTTATGCCTGGTTTTATCTCCGCGGTTGCTTGTCGGATAATTCCACAAGAACTCGGCCCATTAGGCATCGAAGACGGGCCGATTTTGTGGTCCCCTGTGTTTGAAGTTGTTTCTGATTTCGAGGGCTCTGCGAAATTTTTCCTTCATGGTGGGGAGAGTGGAAATGACTATGTTTATCCCGGTTTGCTCAAGAAAGTAGACCGGACTTGCAATGTGCTTCTGTTAGAGGTTGAGCCTCAACAACACACAAGTGGTGCCCACAGCATAGTGCCCTTTGGTCGGCTTGCATTTGTTGATAGGAGAAAGTTGCTCGACACAGTTACTAACCAAGTTCGTCAAATGCTGCCAGATGCTAAAGATGACATATTATTTCCTCGTACGAGAGGAGAGGAGGCTGATTTACGAGAGGATATGGAACTCTTATATGAAAGGAGATTGCTACTTCTGAAACTGTACGATGATGATGGTGGTTTTACTGTCTGGAAGGGGGCTGGTTCCGAGTTTCCTTTGAGTGAGTTCACACAGAATCTTGATCTGATAAGTGCTGATAATGAGAGTCGGAGTCGGAAGACACTTGCTGAATATGTTAGATACAGTCTTAAATACATACTCAAGAAGTCAAACTCTAAGCGTGATCTTCTTAGAAAGAATTCGTCTGGCCACGGAAGTAAGCATGCACAGCTTAATGAGTTCCTTCAACCAGGTGATTCGATAGGGCTGACATTACATGCTTCGACTATGAAGTTATCTTCTTATCGTGCTTGGCCAAATATGCACGACAGTAAATTTGCCCTGTACAAGTTGCCTATGCGGGCCCCAGAAGTGGATGAAGAATATGCTGGTGTATGGGGAGGGACTTTTGGTTGGCCCCCGGGGAAGCTTTCTGATGATAAGCCTGGAAAGGCGTTGTTCCTTCTTTTGCTCTCTTATGAGGAGTCCCAAGGGCAGAAGCTACTTATCGCGACCAAGATATTAGAAG GTATCCTGGTTCGAAACCTGGTTCGCTCTTTGTAA
- the LOC132627645 gene encoding uncharacterized protein LOC132627645 has product MDIGADHYAVLSLPSGEEGARLSQKDIAKAYRKKALELHPDKRPHDPNAHFNFQKLTTSYEILKDEKHRNLFDDLLRVKRENIQRQSQQDSKRRKMMADHEARERAASREEEERIARKNRQSQRDSKRRKMMSNLNARERAFAREEGERIARKLKKEFARIRATHSNKVSTSQKEEQTPRVDEILSSVDKEKVLKVSWDNFTHFFY; this is encoded by the coding sequence ATGGATATTGGAGCTGATCATTATGCTGTTTTGAGTTTACCCTCGGGTGAAGAAGGGGCCAGGCTTTCTCAGAAAGATATAGCTAAGGCCTATCGAAAGAAAGCATTAGAGTTGCATCCAGACAAGAGGCCCCATGATCCAAATGCTCACTTCAACTTTCAAAAGCTGACAACTTCATACGAAATTCTCAAGGATGAGAAACATAGAAATTTATTTGATGATCTACTGCGCGTGAAGCGTGAGAACATCCAACGCCAATCACAACAAGATTCAAAACGTAGAAAGATGATGGCAGATCACGAGGCAAGAGAGCGTGCTGCCTCTCGAGAAGAGGAGGAACGAATTGCTAGAAAAAATCGTCAATCACAACGAGATTCAAAGCGTAGAAAGATGATGTCAAATCTCAATGCAAGAGAGCGCGCTTTTGCTCGAGAAGAGGGGGAACGAATTGCTAGAAAACTTAAAAAGGAATTTGCTAGAATTCGTGCCACACATTCAAATAAAGTGTCTACTTCACAGAAAGAGGAACAGACGCCAAGGGTTGATGAAATTTTGAGTAGTGTAGACAAGGAAAAGGTGCTTAAGGTATCTTGGGACAACTTTACTCATTTTTTCTATTAA
- the LOC132627642 gene encoding F-box protein At5g39450-like isoform X2, which produces MPGFISAVACRIIPQELGPLGIEDGPILWSPVFEVVSDFEGSAKFFLHGGESGNDYVYPGLLKKVDRTCNVLLLEVEPQQHTSGAHSIVPFGRLAFVDRRKLLDTVTNQVRQMLPDAKDDILFPRTRGEEADLREDMELLYERRLLLLKLYDDDGGFTVWKGAGSEFPLSEFTQNLDLISADNESRSRKTLAEYVRYSLKYILKKSNSKRDLLRKNSSGHGSKHAQLNEFLQPGDSIGLTLHASTMKLSSYRAWPNMHDSKFALYKLPMRAPEVDEEYAGVWGGTFGWPPGKLSDDKPGKALFLLLLSYEESQGQKLLIATKILEGTHYVLHPNGSAMFIVNIEEPSNDLFPWCTDEHDSKHAFTGEGIANGYGFRYPGSKPGSLFVIDDKMLAFIWKESKAVLTLQRLDLQEVLSKGERIHALSPVSNFAYLTRSYSNVFANGLTKA; this is translated from the coding sequence ATGCCTGGTTTTATCTCCGCGGTTGCTTGTCGGATAATTCCACAAGAACTCGGCCCATTAGGCATCGAAGACGGGCCGATTTTGTGGTCCCCTGTGTTTGAAGTTGTTTCTGATTTCGAGGGCTCTGCGAAATTTTTCCTTCATGGTGGGGAGAGTGGAAATGACTATGTTTATCCCGGTTTGCTCAAGAAAGTAGACCGGACTTGCAATGTGCTTCTGTTAGAGGTTGAGCCTCAACAACACACAAGTGGTGCCCACAGCATAGTGCCCTTTGGTCGGCTTGCATTTGTTGATAGGAGAAAGTTGCTCGACACAGTTACTAACCAAGTTCGTCAAATGCTGCCAGATGCTAAAGATGACATATTATTTCCTCGTACGAGAGGAGAGGAGGCTGATTTACGAGAGGATATGGAACTCTTATATGAAAGGAGATTGCTACTTCTGAAACTGTACGATGATGATGGTGGTTTTACTGTCTGGAAGGGGGCTGGTTCCGAGTTTCCTTTGAGTGAGTTCACACAGAATCTTGATCTGATAAGTGCTGATAATGAGAGTCGGAGTCGGAAGACACTTGCTGAATATGTTAGATACAGTCTTAAATACATACTCAAGAAGTCAAACTCTAAGCGTGATCTTCTTAGAAAGAATTCGTCTGGCCACGGAAGTAAGCATGCACAGCTTAATGAGTTCCTTCAACCAGGTGATTCGATAGGGCTGACATTACATGCTTCGACTATGAAGTTATCTTCTTATCGTGCTTGGCCAAATATGCACGACAGTAAATTTGCCCTGTACAAGTTGCCTATGCGGGCCCCAGAAGTGGATGAAGAATATGCTGGTGTATGGGGAGGGACTTTTGGTTGGCCCCCGGGGAAGCTTTCTGATGATAAGCCTGGAAAGGCGTTGTTCCTTCTTTTGCTCTCTTATGAGGAGTCCCAAGGGCAGAAGCTACTTATCGCGACCAAGATATTAGAAGGTACACATTATGTTTTGCATCCTAATGGCTCAGCTATGTTTATAGTGAATATTGAAGAGCCTTCAAATGATCTGTTCCCTTGGTGCACTGATGAACACGACTCTAAGCATGCTTTTACGGGTGAAGGTATTGCTAACGGGTATGGTTTCAGGTATCCTGGTTCGAAACCTGGTTCGCTCTTTGTAATCGACGATAAAATGCTTGCTTTTATATGGAAGGAGTCCAAGGCTGTGTTGACCTTACAGAGGCTTGATTTGCAAGAGGTTTTGAGCAAGGGGGAAAGAATTCATGCTCTATCTCCGGTGTCCAATTTCGCATACCTTACTAGGTCCTATTCAAATGTGTTTGCCAATGGTCTAACAAAGGCATAA
- the LOC132627642 gene encoding F-box protein At5g39450-like isoform X1, with protein MDESGTMLTDFCGSRLLLTLPDDVLALVSKSLSPRDLCNLGLCCRNLHDSAACDKVWLSQCDTLRVVPYKDLIEWRKGVCSYKALCRFLVGIKPLLGIWVHQNPELGNVVYVMPGFISAVACRIIPQELGPLGIEDGPILWSPVFEVVSDFEGSAKFFLHGGESGNDYVYPGLLKKVDRTCNVLLLEVEPQQHTSGAHSIVPFGRLAFVDRRKLLDTVTNQVRQMLPDAKDDILFPRTRGEEADLREDMELLYERRLLLLKLYDDDGGFTVWKGAGSEFPLSEFTQNLDLISADNESRSRKTLAEYVRYSLKYILKKSNSKRDLLRKNSSGHGSKHAQLNEFLQPGDSIGLTLHASTMKLSSYRAWPNMHDSKFALYKLPMRAPEVDEEYAGVWGGTFGWPPGKLSDDKPGKALFLLLLSYEESQGQKLLIATKILEGTHYVLHPNGSAMFIVNIEEPSNDLFPWCTDEHDSKHAFTGEGIANGYGFRYPGSKPGSLFVIDDKMLAFIWKESKAVLTLQRLDLQEVLSKGERIHALSPVSNFAYLTRSYSNVFANGLTKA; from the coding sequence ATGGACGAAAGTGGTACTATGTTGACCGACTTTTGTGGATCTAGATTGCTTTTAACACTTCCTGATGATGTGTTGGCTTTAGTAAGTAAATCACTTTCACCAAGGGATCTATGTAATCTTGGTTTATGCTGTAGAAATTTGCATGATTCAGCTGCATGTGACAAGGTTTGGCTTTCACAATGTGATACGCTCAGGGTTGTTCCTTATAAGGACCTTATCGAATGGCGAAAAGGAGTTTGTTCCTACAAGGCGCTTTGTCGCTTCCTTGTGGGGATAAAGCCTTTGCTTGGTATTTGGGTTCACCAAAATCCTGAACTCGGCAACGTTGTTTATGTTATGCCTGGTTTTATCTCCGCGGTTGCTTGTCGGATAATTCCACAAGAACTCGGCCCATTAGGCATCGAAGACGGGCCGATTTTGTGGTCCCCTGTGTTTGAAGTTGTTTCTGATTTCGAGGGCTCTGCGAAATTTTTCCTTCATGGTGGGGAGAGTGGAAATGACTATGTTTATCCCGGTTTGCTCAAGAAAGTAGACCGGACTTGCAATGTGCTTCTGTTAGAGGTTGAGCCTCAACAACACACAAGTGGTGCCCACAGCATAGTGCCCTTTGGTCGGCTTGCATTTGTTGATAGGAGAAAGTTGCTCGACACAGTTACTAACCAAGTTCGTCAAATGCTGCCAGATGCTAAAGATGACATATTATTTCCTCGTACGAGAGGAGAGGAGGCTGATTTACGAGAGGATATGGAACTCTTATATGAAAGGAGATTGCTACTTCTGAAACTGTACGATGATGATGGTGGTTTTACTGTCTGGAAGGGGGCTGGTTCCGAGTTTCCTTTGAGTGAGTTCACACAGAATCTTGATCTGATAAGTGCTGATAATGAGAGTCGGAGTCGGAAGACACTTGCTGAATATGTTAGATACAGTCTTAAATACATACTCAAGAAGTCAAACTCTAAGCGTGATCTTCTTAGAAAGAATTCGTCTGGCCACGGAAGTAAGCATGCACAGCTTAATGAGTTCCTTCAACCAGGTGATTCGATAGGGCTGACATTACATGCTTCGACTATGAAGTTATCTTCTTATCGTGCTTGGCCAAATATGCACGACAGTAAATTTGCCCTGTACAAGTTGCCTATGCGGGCCCCAGAAGTGGATGAAGAATATGCTGGTGTATGGGGAGGGACTTTTGGTTGGCCCCCGGGGAAGCTTTCTGATGATAAGCCTGGAAAGGCGTTGTTCCTTCTTTTGCTCTCTTATGAGGAGTCCCAAGGGCAGAAGCTACTTATCGCGACCAAGATATTAGAAGGTACACATTATGTTTTGCATCCTAATGGCTCAGCTATGTTTATAGTGAATATTGAAGAGCCTTCAAATGATCTGTTCCCTTGGTGCACTGATGAACACGACTCTAAGCATGCTTTTACGGGTGAAGGTATTGCTAACGGGTATGGTTTCAGGTATCCTGGTTCGAAACCTGGTTCGCTCTTTGTAATCGACGATAAAATGCTTGCTTTTATATGGAAGGAGTCCAAGGCTGTGTTGACCTTACAGAGGCTTGATTTGCAAGAGGTTTTGAGCAAGGGGGAAAGAATTCATGCTCTATCTCCGGTGTCCAATTTCGCATACCTTACTAGGTCCTATTCAAATGTGTTTGCCAATGGTCTAACAAAGGCATAA